One Bacteroidetes bacterium GWF2_43_63 genomic window, CGTCGAAGCTGAAATCGTTTGAAACAGCAGTGAGATATGATGTGTTTACCGTGAATGATTCAGCGGGCAGGGGCGGGCGATTGAGATAGAAGCGTCCGCTTAGTTCTGCAGCAATGTGCTGAGCATCGGCAGCACTGCCACCATTGCCACATAGGTAGAGACTGTTTCCGCTTTTAAAACAATGAATGATTGCATTGATAGCTTTATCAATGGTCTGAATCATGCCGGCATCGTTCAACAATGCTTGCTTGACAGCAATAGATTCATTGATTCTTTGTTCAATCATCCGTTTTGTTTTTTTTCAAATTGAGAAATTCTCTGACAATATATTTGTTTCTGTCGGCAGTTGCACGGCCTACCATTTCGGCAAGGAAACCACCAATAAAAAGCTGTGAACCAATTACCATGCATAGGAGTGCGAGATAAAAAATTGGTTTATCGGCAATCATATAAACGGAATAGAAAATTTTCAAAACAGCAAGATAGCCAGCGATTATAAATCCAATCAGAAAGAGCAACGATCCGATGGATCCGAAAAAGTGCATCGGACGTTTACTGAATCTTCCAACAAACATGATGGTGAGCAGATCGAGAGGTCCCCGCACAAAGCGGCTCATTCCAAATTTGCTGGTGCCATACAAACGCTTGCGATGCTGAACCACTTTTTCGCCGATTTTCGAAAAACCGGCCCATTTGGCTATCACCGGCAAATAGCGATGCATTTCGCCATACACTTCAATGCTTTTGACTACATCGATGCGGTAGGCTTTCAGTCCGCAGTTCATGTCGTGAAGCTTCAGTCCACTCATTTTGCGCGTGGTCCAATTGTATAATTTGCTTGGAATATTCTTGGTAAAAGTGTTGTCATATCGTTTCTTTTTCCAGCCCGAAACAATGTCGTAGCCTTCTTCTTTAACCATTCGGTACATTTCGGGCACTTCATCGGGACTGTCCTGCAAGTCAGCATCCATGGTGATGACAACTTCGCCCTGAACCTTTTCGAATGCAGTTTGCAATGCAGCAGACTTGCCATAATTGCGACTGAAGCGAATGGCTTTGATGTTTGAATTATTTTTCTGAAGGTCGTTGATAACTTTCCAGGATTGATCGGTACTGCCATCATCCACAAAAACTATTTCGTAGGTGAGTGCATTTTCTTTCATCACACGTTCGATCCATGCTGAAAGTTCGGGCAGACTTTCTTCCTCGTTGAGAAGCGGAATAACAAAAGAAATATTCATTTATTGAGCAATTAAACTGTCTTCGGGCTTATCTTTCTTTTTGGCAACAAGTGCAACCAAAGCACCTACAATAATTGATTTTCCAAGAAAAATGGCAAA contains:
- a CDS encoding glycosyl transferase family 2, with translation MNISFVIPLLNEEESLPELSAWIERVMKENALTYEIVFVDDGSTDQSWKVINDLQKNNSNIKAIRFSRNYGKSAALQTAFEKVQGEVVITMDADLQDSPDEVPEMYRMVKEEGYDIVSGWKKKRYDNTFTKNIPSKLYNWTTRKMSGLKLHDMNCGLKAYRIDVVKSIEVYGEMHRYLPVIAKWAGFSKIGEKVVQHRKRLYGTSKFGMSRFVRGPLDLLTIMFVGRFSKRPMHFFGSIGSLLFLIGFIIAGYLAVLKIFYSVYMIADKPIFYLALLCMVIGSQLFIGGFLAEMVGRATADRNKYIVREFLNLKKNKTDD